Genomic segment of Niallia taxi:
ACAGTTTATCCGCTAGAAGGAATATGGAGTTTAACAGAGAAAGGCAGGAAACTGAAAGAACTGAATAAAGATGAATTCCTCTATACAATCATGATAAGACAGCCCGAGTTTGTGACAAAGGAAGTTGCACAAATGGCATTAGAAAAAGTAATGAAAAAGAATCCTCATCCCTTCTTAGAACGAGTGTATTTCCAAACCTCCGAGGAAAGCCTTAATATCCAAATGCTGCATATCGGTCCATATGATGACGAACCAGAAAGCTTTGCCAAAATGGACGAGTTTGCGCAGGAAAATAACCTCCTAAGAATTGAAAAGGAGCACAGAGAAATATACTTGTCTGATGCAAGGAAAGTGGCTCCAGAAAAACTAAAAACCGTTTTGAGATATAAAGTCCAACCTAAATGAAGTTAATAAAAAGGGAACTTGATTAAGTTCCCTTTTTCGACTGTTATTGTGGGATAAAGTCATAAACAATTAAACCAATGGAAAGTAAAGAAACGGTAAAAAAGAGTATGGTATTACCGAATATGGAGATTATCTTAAACACTGATTTCTCCCCCTTAAACCCGAAAACAACCCCGAGTATTGGTGTGATAATCATAGGTGCGAAAAACAAATATCCTAACCATTCAAATCCAGTAAAATATGAATTGCCTGTTGGAGAGTATAGACTGCCAACCATATATGCCAGTAATGTCCATCCTATTGTTCCTAAAAAGCAATAAAATGAGAAGGAAGTATAAATATTTCTCAAAGTAAAAAACCTCTTCCAATAATTGTCTTATCGGTTCATAATATACAAATAATGGTATCGTTGAAAGTGCAATATTACCTGATTGAAGGATCGCAAACTAAAAAGGCTATAAGCAAGTTGGCCTATATATGAAACTAAAATGGAGTGATGACAATGGCTGAAACAACATGCCCTCAATGCAACAGCGACAATATAAACAAGGGAGTTATTGTATCAGGAGTTAATAACTTGCATATGTATGCTTATGATAATAGAAGACGCGGGTCTTCCCCAATTTTGTCTTATTACTGTGAGAAATGTGGCTATATTATTGGATCGTTTGTGGAGAATCCCAATAGACTAGCAGACTAGCAAGGGAATATGCCGCCAGCCTACTACAAAAATCGAGGTGGTAACTATGGGCAAATTTCCATTAATTTTGTCAATTTCAGCAATATCAGGTGGTGGAAAAACGACAGTAGCAAAAAGGCTGGCTGCTCATCTAAATGAAGGAGTAAGAATAGTACATTATGATGAATATCAGTTAACCGGACCAAGTGACTTCGGCAATTGGGCTGTGAGTAGCGGAGATTATAATGATTGGGATGTGTCGCCAATTGTTAAAGATATTAATTTACATATTAAAAATCCAGAAGTAAAATACATTATTCTGGATTATCCTTTTTCTTATCTTCATGCTCAGTTGAAGGATATGATTAGCATCTCTATTTTCATTTATTTTCATTGATACGCCATTAGATATAGCTATGGCAAGAAGGCTTATCCGTGGAAATTACATAACAGTGGATATGATAAAAATAGATTCTCAAATCTATCTGGATAAGGGCAGAAAAGCATATCAAATCATGATTGAGAAGGTAAAACCAAGTGCTGATAGAGTTATAGATGGAACTCTGTCAGTAGAAGCTATCACGCAAAAACTAGTAAATATAATAAGGAGCAAAAGCCTAAATGAACGTTAGAATATCAGCAAAAGCCATTATTATAGATAATGATAGATTATTGTTAACAAAGAATAAAGACGACGAAGGGCATTTTTATTTATTCCCAGGGGGCGGACAGGAGCATGGAGAAACATTACATCATGCTGTGAAAAGAGAGTGCTTAGAAGAAATTGGCGAAGATGTCGAGGTTGGAGAGCTGCTGTTTATCCGAGAATACATCGGGAAAAATCACGAGCACGCATCCTTTGATTCAAACTTTCATCAAGTTGAACATTATTTTATATGCCGTTTGTTAAATGAAAATGATATTCTGCCATCAAATCCAGATAGTCACCAAGTTGGAATGGAATGGCTGCCTATTCAACAATTACAAAACTACAGGATTTATCCGAAGGAACTGCTTCCGTATCTTATCAAATATACAAAAAATAGATCAACTCCTGTTTATTTAGGGGATATAAATTAAGCCTGAATACTGAGTCTATCTGTTTTGACAAAGTTTAAGACTATTTATTACTTAATTTCTCTTAGTGACTTACCTTCATGGAGCTCCTGGATTCCTTCTTCACATACTCCGTATGAACGCCAGGAGCATGTTTCACAAATAATTGGGATATCGGAAGGCACAGCATGTGTTAGAATAGCTGTTTCAATATCTCTCCAACGAATAATCTCACCAACATGAAGTCCTAGTTTTTCTAAAAAAGCAGAATCTCTATCATATATATGACTGTCTAAACAATGGTACTTTCCTGAATTAGGATATTTCTCGCATAATTGATCAGGACCTTCTACAATTTGAACCAATGTTTCGGGATTTTTCCGCAATGTTTGATGCAGCTTGGTCATGTTTTGTACGTAC
This window contains:
- a CDS encoding GyrI-like domain-containing protein, with protein sequence MKHEWRKHEKSLYLPKATPDLVEVPAQKFFMIDGQGNPNGEEFAERVKVLYSMAYAVRMMPKGGVTPPGYVEYTVYPLEGIWSLTEKGRKLKELNKDEFLYTIMIRQPEFVTKEVAQMALEKVMKKNPHPFLERVYFQTSEESLNIQMLHIGPYDDEPESFAKMDEFAQENNLLRIEKEHREIYLSDARKVAPEKLKTVLRYKVQPK
- a CDS encoding DUF1284 domain-containing protein; translation: MYKLRGHHLFCLLGYRGMGYSAEYVQNMTKLHQTLRKNPETLVQIVEGPDQLCEKYPNSGKYHCLDSHIYDRDSAFLEKLGLHVGEIIRWRDIETAILTHAVPSDIPIICETCSWRSYGVCEEGIQELHEGKSLREIK
- a CDS encoding acetyltransferase codes for the protein MAETTCPQCNSDNINKGVIVSGVNNLHMYAYDNRRRGSSPILSYYCEKCGYIIGSFVENPNRLAD
- a CDS encoding NUDIX domain-containing protein; amino-acid sequence: MNVRISAKAIIIDNDRLLLTKNKDDEGHFYLFPGGGQEHGETLHHAVKRECLEEIGEDVEVGELLFIREYIGKNHEHASFDSNFHQVEHYFICRLLNENDILPSNPDSHQVGMEWLPIQQLQNYRIYPKELLPYLIKYTKNRSTPVYLGDIN
- a CDS encoding nucleoside/nucleotide kinase family protein yields the protein MGKFPLILSISAISGGGKTTVAKRLAAHLNEGVRIVHYDEYQLTGPSDFGNWAVSSGDYNDWDVSPIVKDINLHIKNPEVKYIILDYPFSYLHAQLKDMISISIFIYFH